Proteins encoded together in one Micromonospora auratinigra window:
- a CDS encoding glycoside hydrolase 5 family protein, which produces MEQDESSQRGRGLSRRSLIRLTGGAAAAVGVGAYLGAGEPASAAPFYRAHGPVLTDGYQTWLTAIGNQSANLAKVVTGWGLQGGWAANPDYVWTACGASDYLIVRTVTGDTNTVIDANNAVNEIRSSRFFEYKRIRSGAGKCIIELGNEPNIGVSDIWGYGWCLSATIDRIRTEFPGALICGTALSPNKGVRPDDWYANPNYVNAVAKCDFVGVHFYSNPSSGSFTGQGSYNELTYAETLQRAATKWPGKPVIATEYSIRTTAISQYDKGYKYANLIHFDNSVAGNLWGATYYHVQTNPGGVDVNENVGSEGARGYRQRLSEGGL; this is translated from the coding sequence GTGGAACAGGACGAGAGCAGCCAGCGTGGTCGGGGACTGTCCCGGCGCTCGCTCATCCGGCTGACCGGGGGCGCGGCGGCGGCGGTCGGCGTGGGCGCGTACCTGGGCGCCGGGGAGCCGGCCTCGGCCGCGCCCTTCTACCGGGCGCACGGGCCGGTGCTGACCGACGGCTACCAGACCTGGCTGACCGCCATCGGCAACCAGTCGGCCAACCTGGCCAAGGTGGTCACCGGCTGGGGCCTGCAGGGCGGTTGGGCGGCCAACCCGGACTACGTCTGGACCGCCTGCGGCGCCAGCGACTACCTGATCGTGCGGACCGTCACCGGTGACACCAACACGGTGATCGACGCGAACAACGCGGTCAACGAGATCCGCAGCTCGCGGTTCTTCGAGTACAAGCGGATCCGGTCCGGCGCCGGCAAGTGCATCATCGAGCTGGGCAACGAGCCCAACATCGGGGTGAGCGACATCTGGGGCTACGGCTGGTGCCTCAGCGCGACCATCGACCGGATCCGCACGGAGTTCCCCGGCGCGTTGATCTGCGGCACCGCCCTGTCGCCGAACAAGGGCGTGCGTCCGGACGACTGGTACGCCAACCCGAACTACGTCAACGCGGTGGCCAAGTGCGACTTCGTCGGCGTGCACTTCTACAGCAACCCGAGCAGCGGCAGCTTCACCGGGCAGGGCAGCTACAACGAGCTGACCTACGCCGAGACGTTGCAGCGGGCCGCCACCAAGTGGCCCGGCAAGCCGGTCATCGCGACCGAGTACTCGATCCGGACCACCGCGATCTCGCAGTACGACAAGGGCTACAAGTACGCCAACCTGATCCACTTCGACAACTCGGTGGCGGGCAACCTGTGGGGGGCCACCTACTACCACGTGCAGACCAACCCGGGCGGCGTGGACGTCAACGAGAACGTCGGTTCCGAGGGGGCGCGCGGCTACCGCCAGCGGCTCAGCGAGGGCGGTCTCTGA
- a CDS encoding ATP-binding protein, translating into MVVDEPHGVGGVLLRVLGPCTAETDRGEPVPLGPPKQRALLAALALRAGRGATVTELVDTLWPDDPPRSAVKNLQLYIHQLRKLLGTALGYADGTYRLARTAYRLDAAEFDALVSDGRRAVAAGDLPAGRAAYRRALAGWRGPALADLVERGLLRAEATGLEQARLAALDESVAVEARLGGPVAVLPQVRRLVVDHPLHEPFREHQVRGLLAAGRHAEASAAYREARQLLAAELGVAPGPALRALAATLRRDAPAEPGPAQLPADLPDFTGRAAEVDRIVDHLSGPAGALRICALSGTAGVGKSTLAVHAAHLLRTDYPDGQLHVTLHGQGSRPVDPADVLAQFLRALGRPTAHLPDDLEERVRLYRSALADRRVLVLLDDAAGEEQVRPLLPGGARCAALVTSRTPLAGLVGARQLPVDVLDPGPAVALLLAAAGRRPADVDVPAAEEIVRLCGRLPLAVRVAGARLVNRPHWTLTAFADRLADNRRRLDELRVGDLDVRASFQLSYDGLDRPTRRAFHLIALLDQPTVTGWLAAALLGTGPTGAERLLEALVDAQLLQATAGDRYRLHDLLRVYAAELAGAEPAEARRAAVDAALAGWVRAAEASAAAMTGPDADGARRWFAAEQADLVAAVRQAHRTGRWPATWRLAQALTRFLEERSQWDAWRHTHELARDAARRAGDTAVEATLTQRLGDLYRDRGRFAEAADHFRRALELAERTGSDLRRAEALRGLGDAGWGRGEARTAVAHYRRALPLFETGGDRRGVAHTLRGLSVAYRGLGRLDGATAAARRCLSAFRELGDRDGEAYARRTLGSILLDQGRYDEAAECFLRCRADFAALGDRLGEAAALLGLGMTQVDQGRFAEAVPTYESCRAAFADVSDALGEAYARRGRGDALTGLGRHDEAERELRAALALFRAEGDVRWQGYALLSLGRLDVVRGRSDAAREALHAALAIFERMAAALWIDRTRRLLAALPVVAGG; encoded by the coding sequence ATGGTGGTGGACGAGCCGCACGGGGTGGGCGGGGTCCTGCTGCGCGTCCTCGGGCCCTGCACGGCCGAGACCGACCGGGGCGAACCGGTGCCGCTCGGCCCGCCCAAGCAGCGGGCGCTGCTGGCGGCGCTGGCGTTGCGGGCCGGCCGGGGCGCGACCGTCACCGAACTCGTGGACACCCTCTGGCCCGACGACCCGCCCCGCTCGGCGGTCAAGAACCTCCAGCTCTACATCCACCAGCTCCGCAAGCTGCTCGGTACCGCCCTCGGCTACGCCGACGGCACGTACCGGCTGGCGCGCACGGCGTACCGGCTGGACGCCGCCGAGTTCGACGCCCTGGTGAGCGACGGCCGGCGCGCGGTCGCCGCCGGTGACCTGCCGGCGGGCCGGGCGGCCTACCGGCGGGCGCTGGCCGGGTGGCGGGGGCCGGCGCTGGCCGACCTGGTCGAGCGCGGGCTGCTGCGCGCCGAGGCCACCGGGCTGGAGCAGGCCCGTCTCGCCGCGCTCGACGAGTCGGTGGCGGTGGAGGCGCGCCTGGGCGGCCCGGTCGCCGTGCTGCCGCAGGTACGCCGGCTGGTCGTCGACCACCCGTTGCACGAGCCGTTCCGGGAACACCAGGTCCGCGGGCTGCTCGCCGCCGGCCGGCACGCCGAGGCGTCGGCCGCGTACCGGGAGGCGCGGCAGCTGCTCGCCGCCGAGCTGGGGGTGGCGCCCGGACCGGCGCTGCGGGCGCTCGCCGCGACCCTGCGCCGGGACGCCCCGGCGGAACCGGGCCCCGCCCAGCTCCCGGCCGACCTGCCGGACTTCACCGGCCGGGCGGCGGAGGTCGACCGGATCGTCGACCACCTCAGCGGGCCGGCCGGCGCGCTGCGGATCTGCGCCCTCTCCGGCACCGCCGGGGTGGGCAAGAGCACCCTCGCCGTGCACGCCGCCCACCTGCTGCGCACCGACTACCCGGACGGGCAGTTGCACGTGACGCTGCACGGCCAGGGCAGCCGGCCGGTCGACCCGGCGGACGTGCTGGCCCAGTTCCTGCGTGCCCTCGGTCGCCCCACCGCCCACCTCCCCGACGACCTGGAGGAGCGGGTCCGGCTCTACCGCAGCGCGCTGGCCGACCGTCGGGTGCTCGTGCTGCTCGACGACGCGGCGGGGGAGGAGCAGGTCCGGCCGCTGCTGCCCGGCGGCGCCCGGTGCGCGGCCCTGGTCACCAGCCGCACCCCGCTGGCCGGACTGGTCGGTGCCCGGCAGCTGCCGGTGGACGTGCTCGACCCCGGCCCGGCCGTCGCGCTGCTGCTGGCCGCCGCCGGTCGTCGCCCGGCCGACGTGGACGTGCCGGCCGCCGAGGAGATCGTCCGGCTCTGCGGTCGGCTGCCGCTGGCCGTCCGGGTGGCCGGCGCCCGGCTGGTCAACCGGCCGCACTGGACGCTGACCGCGTTCGCCGACCGGCTCGCCGACAACCGTCGCCGCCTCGACGAGCTGCGCGTCGGTGACCTGGACGTGCGCGCCAGCTTCCAGCTCAGCTACGACGGCCTGGACCGGCCCACCCGCCGGGCCTTCCACCTGATCGCGCTGCTCGACCAGCCGACGGTGACCGGCTGGCTGGCCGCGGCCCTGCTGGGCACCGGGCCCACCGGCGCCGAGCGGCTGCTGGAGGCCCTGGTCGACGCCCAGCTCCTGCAGGCCACCGCCGGCGACCGTTACCGGCTGCACGACCTGCTCCGGGTGTACGCCGCCGAGCTGGCCGGCGCCGAACCGGCCGAGGCACGCCGGGCGGCCGTCGACGCGGCGCTGGCCGGCTGGGTCCGGGCGGCCGAGGCGTCCGCCGCCGCGATGACCGGCCCGGACGCCGACGGGGCCCGGCGCTGGTTCGCCGCCGAACAGGCCGACCTGGTGGCCGCCGTGCGCCAGGCGCACCGCACCGGCCGCTGGCCGGCCACCTGGCGGCTGGCCCAGGCACTGACCCGGTTCCTCGAGGAGCGGTCCCAGTGGGACGCCTGGCGGCACACCCACGAGCTGGCCCGGGACGCCGCCCGGCGGGCCGGGGACACCGCCGTCGAGGCCACCCTCACCCAGCGCCTCGGTGACCTCTACCGGGACCGGGGACGCTTCGCCGAGGCCGCCGACCACTTCCGGCGGGCGCTGGAGCTGGCCGAGCGGACCGGCAGCGACCTGCGCCGGGCCGAGGCGCTGCGCGGGCTCGGCGACGCCGGCTGGGGTCGGGGCGAGGCACGCACCGCTGTCGCGCACTACCGGCGGGCCCTGCCGCTGTTCGAGACCGGCGGCGACCGGCGGGGCGTCGCGCACACCCTGCGGGGCCTCTCGGTGGCCTACCGGGGACTCGGTCGGCTGGACGGCGCCACCGCGGCCGCCCGGCGCTGCCTGAGCGCCTTCCGAGAGCTGGGGGACCGCGACGGTGAGGCGTACGCCCGCCGCACCCTGGGCAGCATCCTGCTGGACCAGGGCCGCTACGACGAGGCGGCGGAGTGCTTCCTGCGCTGCCGGGCGGACTTCGCCGCGCTCGGTGACCGGCTGGGCGAGGCCGCCGCGCTGCTCGGTCTCGGCATGACCCAGGTGGACCAGGGCCGCTTCGCCGAGGCGGTGCCCACGTACGAGTCGTGCCGGGCGGCGTTCGCCGACGTCAGCGACGCGTTGGGGGAGGCGTACGCCCGGCGGGGGCGGGGGGACGCGCTCACCGGGCTGGGCCGCCACGACGAGGCGGAGCGGGAGCTGCGCGCCGCGCTGGCGCTGTTCCGCGCCGAGGGGGACGTGCGCTGGCAGGGGTACGCGCTGCTCAGCCTGGGCCGGCTGGACGTGGTGCGGGGCCGCTCCGACGCCGCCCGCGAGGCGCTGCACGCCGCGCTGGCGATCTTCGAGCGGATGGCCGCGGCGCTCTGGATCGACCGGACCCGGCGGTTGCTGGCAGCCCTGCCGGTCGTCGCCGGCGGCTGA
- a CDS encoding L,D-transpeptidase, whose protein sequence is MISRRKLIATGLGVTAGLATAGCKETSSAGATWSQPGASTPSETTPAAAVRVSVTPAADAAKVSPVEPVVVTAEGGTLKDVRVAAGGKTVAGKLGDDGTWRSTGKLAYGKSYTVTVSVADAVGTVTEQTSRFSTVKPSGVASVTFQANALTALRDGGTYGVGLPVMVNFSRPVKNRDEAEKSMVVQTTPAVEGRWRWIDGQNAHWRPAKYWTPGTKISVQVDLFGKNLGKGVYGGAAASTNFTIGPSRIAVADSRTHRMKVYIDGAMVRDIPISMGKGGTTTGADGQEVSYWTRSGPHVVMTREPSHRMTSASYGVTDEKDPNFYDEVIKLCLRISYSGEFVHLADWNIPAHGRVNTSHGCINVGPAHARWFYDTFRLGDVVDVRNTPRTMSLTDGIGDWTIPWDKW, encoded by the coding sequence ATGATCAGTCGTCGAAAGTTGATCGCCACCGGCCTGGGTGTCACGGCCGGCCTGGCGACCGCGGGCTGCAAGGAGACGTCCTCGGCCGGCGCCACCTGGTCGCAGCCCGGCGCGAGCACGCCGAGCGAGACCACCCCGGCCGCCGCCGTGCGGGTGAGCGTCACGCCGGCCGCCGACGCGGCGAAGGTGTCGCCGGTGGAGCCGGTGGTGGTGACCGCCGAGGGCGGCACGCTCAAGGACGTCCGGGTGGCGGCGGGCGGCAAGACCGTGGCCGGCAAGCTGGGCGACGACGGCACCTGGCGGTCGACCGGCAAGCTGGCCTACGGCAAGAGCTACACCGTCACCGTGTCGGTGGCCGACGCCGTCGGCACGGTCACCGAGCAGACCAGCCGGTTCAGCACCGTCAAGCCGTCCGGGGTCGCCTCGGTCACCTTCCAGGCCAACGCGCTGACCGCGCTGCGCGACGGCGGCACGTACGGGGTCGGCCTGCCGGTGATGGTGAACTTCAGCCGTCCGGTGAAGAACCGCGACGAGGCCGAGAAGTCGATGGTGGTGCAGACGACGCCCGCCGTCGAGGGCCGGTGGCGCTGGATCGACGGGCAGAACGCCCACTGGCGGCCGGCGAAGTACTGGACGCCCGGCACCAAGATCTCGGTGCAGGTCGACCTGTTCGGCAAGAACCTCGGCAAGGGCGTCTACGGCGGGGCCGCGGCCAGCACGAACTTCACCATCGGCCCGTCCCGCATCGCCGTCGCCGACTCCCGCACCCACCGGATGAAGGTCTACATCGACGGCGCGATGGTGCGCGACATCCCGATCAGCATGGGCAAGGGCGGCACCACCACCGGGGCCGACGGCCAGGAGGTCAGCTACTGGACCCGCTCCGGTCCGCACGTGGTGATGACCCGGGAGCCCTCGCACCGGATGACCTCGGCCAGCTACGGGGTCACCGACGAGAAGGACCCCAACTTCTACGACGAGGTGATCAAGCTCTGCCTGCGGATCTCCTACTCGGGTGAGTTCGTGCACCTGGCCGACTGGAACATCCCCGCGCACGGCAGGGTGAACACCTCGCACGGCTGCATCAACGTCGGTCCGGCGCACGCCCGCTGGTTCTACGACACCTTCCGCCTCGGCGACGTGGTCGACGTGCGCAACACCCCGCGCACCATGTCGCTGACCGACGGGATCGGCGACTGGACCATCCCCTGGGACAAGTGGTGA
- a CDS encoding P-loop NTPase family protein — protein sequence MSAPSRILVYGVYGAGKSTLAARLAERLGLPWYPVDDLLWEPGWVEVPVARQRERIEALCARDRWIVDGAYHGWRDVPLSRADLVVGLDYPRWRSFWWLLRRTVRRLVTGEVICNGNRESLGSVLSRDSILVWHVAAFGRARRRMRAWRADPSGPPVLLFGSPAELDRWLAGLPGR from the coding sequence GTGAGCGCACCCTCCCGCATCCTGGTCTACGGGGTGTACGGCGCCGGCAAGTCCACCCTGGCCGCCCGGCTGGCCGAGCGGCTCGGGCTGCCCTGGTACCCGGTCGACGACCTGCTGTGGGAGCCCGGCTGGGTGGAGGTGCCGGTGGCCCGGCAGCGGGAGCGGATCGAGGCGCTCTGCGCACGGGACCGGTGGATCGTCGACGGGGCGTACCACGGCTGGCGGGACGTGCCGCTGTCGCGCGCCGACCTGGTGGTCGGCCTCGACTACCCACGGTGGCGTTCCTTCTGGTGGCTGCTGCGCCGGACGGTGCGCCGGCTGGTCACCGGTGAGGTGATCTGCAACGGCAACCGAGAGTCGCTGGGCAGCGTGTTGTCCCGTGACTCGATCCTGGTCTGGCACGTGGCCGCGTTCGGCCGGGCGCGCCGACGGATGCGCGCCTGGCGGGCCGACCCGTCCGGTCCGCCGGTGCTGCTGTTCGGCTCGCCGGCCGAGCTGGACCGTTGGCTGGCCGGTCTGCCCGGGCGGTAG
- a CDS encoding helix-turn-helix domain-containing protein, with product MIGEPTGGGFAGALRQWRLRRRVSQLELAVRAGTTQRHVSFLESGRSTPGRSMVVRLAESLEVPVRERNELLLAAGFAPAYPQSPLDDPQLAPIRGALDRILRGHLPYPAVVVDRHGDLVAANAGFHALTRGVDPALLAPPVNVPRLLLHPRGLAPRIRNLDEWAWHVIDRVRAESVRNPDDDLRRLAAELVGLVPPRPAHPGPDHLGFAVPLRLRVGDRDDRELRLVTTLTHFGTAVDVTVAELRLEAFLPADEATAARLTELVG from the coding sequence GTGATCGGTGAACCGACCGGCGGCGGGTTCGCCGGCGCGCTGCGGCAGTGGCGGCTCCGGCGCCGGGTCAGCCAGCTCGAGCTGGCGGTCCGCGCGGGCACCACGCAGCGGCACGTGAGCTTCCTGGAGAGTGGACGGTCGACCCCCGGCCGGTCGATGGTCGTCCGGCTGGCCGAGTCGCTGGAGGTGCCGGTGCGGGAGCGCAACGAGCTGCTGCTCGCGGCCGGCTTCGCCCCCGCCTACCCGCAGAGCCCGCTGGACGACCCGCAGCTGGCGCCGATCCGCGGCGCCCTCGACCGGATCCTGCGCGGGCACCTGCCGTACCCCGCGGTCGTCGTCGACCGGCACGGCGACCTGGTCGCCGCCAACGCCGGCTTCCACGCCCTCACCCGGGGCGTCGACCCGGCGCTGCTCGCCCCGCCGGTGAACGTGCCCCGCCTGCTGCTGCACCCGCGCGGCCTCGCGCCCCGGATCCGCAATCTCGACGAGTGGGCCTGGCACGTCATCGACCGGGTACGGGCCGAGAGCGTCCGGAACCCGGACGACGACCTGCGGCGGCTCGCGGCGGAGCTGGTCGGTCTGGTGCCGCCGCGCCCGGCGCACCCCGGCCCCGACCACCTCGGCTTCGCCGTGCCGCTACGGCTGCGCGTCGGCGACCGGGACGACCGGGAACTACGGCTGGTCACCACCCTCACCCACTTCGGCACGGCGGTGGACGTCACCGTGGCGGAGCTGAGGCTCGAGGCGTTCCTGCCCGCCGACGAGGCCACCGCCGCCCGGTTGACCGAACTCGTCGGCTGA
- a CDS encoding zinc-dependent alcohol dehydrogenase family protein: MTTTLPATVRGWRATGGAGIDGLTLRSDVARPPGPGEVAVAVRAVSLSFRELLILRGRYVLPVKPDLTPVSDGAGEVLAVGPGVRRVRPGDRVTATLFPAWRDGPLEPAYLGQLGGSLDGLLTEVAVLPEEALVPVPGHLSHVEAATLPCAAVTAWNALTGDGRGLRPGQTVLTTGSGGVSLFTVQFGKLLGARVIATTGHRAKEPRLRALGADEVVNYRDVPDWAAAARDLTDGRGVDRVVDTAGTLDQSLRALALDGHVALVGSVTGEWPPVDPRLLFGAAATVRAPAVGSRAQFLRMAEVITAHRLRPVVDRVFPFEQARAAYRYYESAGPFGKVVISVP, translated from the coding sequence ATGACGACGACCCTGCCCGCGACGGTACGCGGCTGGCGCGCCACCGGCGGCGCCGGAATCGACGGGCTCACGTTGCGCAGTGACGTCGCCCGGCCGCCGGGTCCCGGCGAGGTGGCGGTGGCCGTACGGGCGGTCTCGCTCAGCTTCCGGGAGCTGCTGATCCTGCGCGGCCGGTACGTCCTGCCGGTGAAGCCGGACCTGACCCCGGTCTCGGACGGCGCCGGTGAGGTGCTGGCCGTCGGACCGGGCGTGCGGCGGGTACGCCCCGGCGACCGGGTCACCGCCACCCTCTTCCCGGCCTGGCGGGACGGGCCGCTCGAACCGGCGTACCTGGGGCAGTTGGGCGGCTCGCTCGACGGGCTGCTGACCGAGGTGGCCGTGCTGCCCGAGGAGGCGCTCGTGCCGGTCCCCGGGCACCTCTCCCACGTCGAGGCCGCGACGCTGCCCTGCGCCGCCGTCACCGCCTGGAACGCGCTCACCGGCGACGGCCGGGGCCTGCGGCCGGGCCAGACCGTGCTGACCACCGGCTCCGGCGGGGTGTCGCTGTTCACGGTGCAGTTCGGCAAGCTGCTCGGCGCCCGGGTCATCGCGACCACCGGGCACCGGGCCAAGGAGCCCCGGCTGCGCGCCCTGGGCGCCGACGAGGTGGTCAACTACCGCGACGTACCGGACTGGGCCGCCGCCGCCCGCGACCTCACCGACGGTCGCGGTGTCGACCGGGTGGTCGACACCGCCGGCACGCTGGACCAGTCGCTGCGGGCGCTGGCGCTGGACGGGCACGTCGCGCTGGTCGGCTCGGTCACCGGGGAGTGGCCGCCGGTGGATCCGCGGCTGCTGTTCGGTGCCGCCGCCACGGTTCGGGCGCCGGCGGTCGGCAGCCGGGCCCAGTTCCTCCGGATGGCCGAGGTGATCACCGCGCACCGGCTCCGGCCGGTGGTCGACCGGGTCTTCCCGTTCGAGCAGGCGCGGGCGGCGTACCGGTACTACGAGTCGGCCGGCCCGTTCGGGAAGGTGGTGATCTCCGTCCCCTGA
- a CDS encoding GNAT family N-acetyltransferase translates to MSAPTAAGTELWFCTDPAEFLATAGEHLAADPVVGTVVATVAERMARQQADGIAPPERVWWLVVRDAAGAVVGAAMRSAPFAPYPPFLLPMPDEAAVALARALHGRGEEVRAVNGALPAARLCAAELARLGGGRVDVAQHTRLHELDELVPPAPAPGRLVAATGDDLDLVVDWFAAFAGDAGEQAGRPRGATAHELPDRADLHRRVRDGRVWFWVDEDGQPVHLTAANPPAFGVVRVGPVYTPPERRGRGWASNAVAALSARFRAEGHRVCLYTDQANPTSNRIYAALGYRPVVDMANLVVVR, encoded by the coding sequence ATGAGCGCACCGACGGCCGCCGGCACCGAGCTGTGGTTCTGCACCGATCCGGCCGAGTTCCTGGCCACCGCCGGCGAACACCTGGCCGCCGACCCGGTGGTCGGCACGGTGGTGGCGACCGTGGCGGAGCGGATGGCGCGGCAGCAGGCCGACGGGATCGCGCCGCCGGAGCGCGTCTGGTGGCTGGTGGTCCGCGACGCCGCCGGCGCGGTGGTGGGCGCGGCGATGCGGTCCGCCCCGTTCGCCCCGTACCCGCCGTTCCTGCTGCCGATGCCGGACGAGGCCGCCGTGGCGCTGGCCCGAGCGCTGCACGGGCGCGGCGAGGAGGTCCGTGCGGTCAACGGCGCGCTGCCCGCCGCCCGGCTCTGCGCGGCCGAGCTGGCCCGGCTCGGCGGCGGCCGGGTCGACGTCGCCCAGCACACCCGCCTGCACGAGCTGGACGAGCTGGTGCCGCCCGCGCCCGCTCCCGGCCGGCTGGTGGCCGCGACAGGGGACGACCTGGACCTGGTCGTCGACTGGTTCGCGGCGTTCGCGGGCGACGCCGGCGAGCAGGCCGGCCGGCCGCGCGGCGCCACCGCGCACGAGCTGCCCGACCGGGCCGACCTGCACCGCAGGGTCCGGGATGGACGGGTGTGGTTCTGGGTCGACGAGGACGGGCAGCCGGTGCACCTGACCGCCGCGAACCCGCCGGCCTTCGGGGTGGTCCGGGTGGGCCCGGTGTACACCCCGCCGGAGCGACGGGGGCGGGGCTGGGCCAGCAACGCGGTCGCCGCGCTCTCCGCGCGGTTCCGCGCCGAGGGCCACCGGGTCTGCCTCTACACCGACCAGGCGAACCCGACCTCGAACCGGATCTACGCGGCGCTGGGCTACCGGCCGGTGGTCGACATGGCCAACCTGGTCGTGGTGCGCTGA
- a CDS encoding metallopeptidase TldD-related protein → MNGAELAERALAHAGPDELLVLVDETSTAHLRWADNALTTSGTTRHRRLTVVALAAGTAGTAAAVLGQGGAPDDREVAALVARARATARSGPPAPDAAPLLTPAADPAPSWGESAADVPVDRLRGVASGLGDAFARARATGHALHGYAEQQAATTWLAGTTGLRLRHVQPTSVLDLTARDAAGTASTWAGVGGTDLTGTDLPGLAAGLADRLDAVPRRRALAPGRYEVLLPPACVADLMLHLYLNAGAADAADGRTVFSAPDGGTRIGDRLTEAPLTLRSDPAAPGLACAPFVTARASGSAASVFDNGLPLAATRWLVDGELRALVQTRHSAGLTGQPLTPQIDNLTLTGPPGGRSLAEMIAGTGRGLLLTCLWYLRDVDPRTLLLTGLTRDGVYLVEDGEVVAALPNFRFNESPVALLDRVVEIGATERTLPREWGDYFTRMAMPTLRVADFGVSEVSPAV, encoded by the coding sequence ATGAACGGCGCGGAGCTGGCCGAACGGGCGCTGGCCCACGCCGGCCCCGACGAGCTGCTGGTGCTGGTCGACGAGACCAGCACGGCCCACCTGCGCTGGGCGGACAACGCGTTGACCACGTCGGGCACGACCCGGCACCGCCGGCTGACCGTGGTGGCCCTCGCCGCCGGCACGGCCGGCACGGCGGCGGCGGTGCTCGGCCAGGGCGGCGCCCCGGACGACCGCGAGGTGGCCGCTCTGGTGGCCCGGGCCCGGGCCACGGCCCGCTCGGGCCCGCCGGCCCCGGACGCCGCGCCGCTGCTCACCCCCGCCGCGGACCCGGCACCGTCCTGGGGGGAGTCGGCCGCCGACGTGCCGGTGGACCGGCTGCGCGGCGTCGCGTCCGGGCTGGGCGACGCCTTCGCCCGGGCCCGCGCGACCGGCCACGCCCTGCACGGGTACGCCGAGCAGCAGGCCGCCACCACCTGGCTGGCCGGCACCACCGGCCTGCGGCTGCGCCACGTCCAGCCGACCTCGGTGCTGGACCTGACCGCCCGGGACGCGGCCGGCACCGCCTCGACCTGGGCGGGCGTCGGCGGCACCGACCTGACCGGGACGGACCTGCCCGGGCTCGCGGCCGGGCTGGCCGACCGGCTCGACGCCGTGCCCCGTCGGCGCGCCCTGGCCCCCGGCCGGTACGAGGTGCTGCTGCCGCCGGCCTGTGTCGCCGACCTGATGCTGCACCTCTACCTCAACGCCGGGGCGGCCGACGCCGCCGACGGCCGGACCGTGTTCAGCGCCCCGGACGGTGGCACCCGGATCGGCGACCGGCTCACCGAGGCGCCGTTGACCCTGCGCAGTGACCCGGCCGCACCGGGGCTGGCCTGCGCGCCGTTCGTGACGGCCCGGGCCTCCGGCTCGGCGGCGAGCGTGTTCGACAACGGCCTGCCGCTGGCCGCCACCCGGTGGCTGGTGGACGGGGAGCTGCGCGCGCTGGTGCAGACCCGGCACTCGGCCGGGCTGACCGGCCAGCCGCTCACCCCGCAGATCGACAACCTGACCCTGACCGGGCCGCCGGGTGGGCGGTCGCTGGCCGAGATGATCGCCGGCACCGGGCGCGGGCTGCTGCTCACCTGCCTGTGGTACCTGCGCGACGTCGACCCGCGCACCCTGCTGCTGACCGGCCTCACCCGCGACGGGGTCTACCTGGTGGAGGACGGCGAGGTGGTGGCGGCGCTGCCCAACTTCCGGTTCAACGAGAGCCCGGTCGCCCTGCTCGACCGGGTGGTGGAGATCGGGGCGACCGAGCGGACCCTGCCCCGCGAGTGGGGGGACTACTTCACCCGGATGGCGATGCCGACGCTGCGGGTGGCCGACTTCGGCGTGTCGGAGGTGAGCCCGGCGGTCTGA